The following are encoded together in the Anabrus simplex isolate iqAnaSimp1 chromosome 5, ASM4041472v1, whole genome shotgun sequence genome:
- the MED8 gene encoding mediator of RNA polymerase II transcription subunit 8 isoform X1, which yields MFHTILTCYIIHIHEHQESKCWFLFSAAILAFVRQRFGVAFCLGLLRDGYRRGRCWETLDVYRTLVLSKWRTCRQPISLDVHTWCLNYKPDSIAEKLPPKSLSPINERSLTALSKMLSHDKCPPLRSLTVLPLRLSPERDEELMRLTENRVSTFSHDLVPDYLRTKPEPEVEQKMFQMEHKAASQSYETAQKQIAAYTKVVNHVWDIVSKSREEWESESGARSGTNQTSSVADTHALVAAVGMGKGLKAMVAQPVQSGPQSMMVAPGGRPGGGPQQPGAPMNPNQPGPMGPMGKAPSTIKTNIKAATQIHPYAR from the exons ATGTTTCACACCATTCTGACATGTTACATTATTCATATTCATGAACATCAAGAGAGCAAGTGCTGGTTCTTGTTCAGCGCAGCAATTTTAGCATTTGTGAGGCAGAGATTCGGTGTGGCATTTTGTCTAGGGCTCCTCAGAGATGGATACAGAAGAGGCAGGTGTTGGGAGACACTGGATGTCTACCGGACACTGGTTTTAAGCAAGTGGAGAACATGCAGACAGCCAATTTCCCTTGATGTCCATACATGGTGCTTAAACTATAAGCCGGACTCCATTGCAGAAAAGTTGCCGCCAAAGAGTCTTTCACCTATCAACGAACGGTCG CTTACAGCTCTCTCGAAGATGTTGAGCCATGATAAATGTCCACCACTTCGGAGCCTGACAGTACTTCCTTTACGATTGAGCCCAGAGAGAGATGAGGAGCTCATGAGACTTACAGAGAACCGTGTATCTACATTTTCCCATGATCTCGTTCCTGATTATCTTCGCACAAAACCTGAACCAGAAGTGGAGCAGAAGATGTTCCAGATGGAGCATAAAGCAGCTAGTCAGTCGTATGAAACAGCTCAG AAGCAGATTGCAGCATACACCAAAGTGGTAAACCATGTTTGGGATATTGTGAGCAAATCTCGAGAAGAATGGGAGAGTGAGTCTGGAGCAAGGTCAGGGACAAATCAGACATCTTCAGTGGCAGACACCCATGCTCTAGTGGCAGCTGTTGGCATGGGCAAAGGGCTAAAG GCAATGGTTGCTCAGCCAGTGCAATCAGGTCCCCAAAGTATGATGGTGGCCCCTGGTGGCAGACCTGGAGGAGGGCCACAACAGCCTGGAGCACCAATGAATCCTAATCAACCTGGTCCAA TGGGTCCCATGGGAAAGGCACCAAGTACTATCAAGACCAACATCAAGGCAGCAACTCAGATACATCCATATGCCAGATAG